CAACTCCAGAAACCTAGCCGGTCCCTGGAATAAACACAATCCtctgaaaagaataaacaaatattcTCTTTGACGGACCTCCTCCAATAGAGCATCCCTATAGCCGAGAAAGGCTGCTCAGGCTCAAGGGGCATGGATCAAATGAGACTATTTAGCATGGGCCTTCTTTGTTCCCAGCCTATAAAAACCCTTTACAGGAAAGAGGCAGAGCTCAGGAGGACCAATGTCTGGATAGCCGGGACTCGGGTCCTCAAAGGGTGCCTATGTGTTGTTACATGTCACTTATTGTCTGTTTCTCATGCCGTCTTAGTGATCAGTGCATCTCTTAAGGGCACATTACTTTTATGCTATTTTTCCTCTTAAGTCAAGGTTCTGAGCAGTAATAACCTTGTCCCCACCCTCTGGAAGACCATGGCAAATTCTAAACCCAGATTAATCCCACAGGGGTGTAGAAGCAGCAGGCACTAGACCATTCAGGACTCCAGaccatgcaagaaaaatcagcccTTGCCCCATTCTGCAAGTGCACCTCAAATCTGGCCCAGTCCCCAAAGCCTGAATCGGCCGGCTCCCATCCAGTGAGACAAGGGGAGCGCTTCTCTCTCAACCCAAAGGCTGCTCACCCCTGGCTGCCGGCTCCTCTGGCGTCCTAGAGGAAGagagcaaaaatgaaaacagacgGGAGGAAACACCTTGTGACATCTTTATTTGGCCAGAGAAAATACAAGGTAATGTGCCGACGTCATTCACCCGTTGCACTGTTTGGCCGCCAACCTCTTGTCTCTCTCTTCAGCGATGGTGAGGCGGATGCCCTTGCCTCGGGGCAGAGATATCCAAGGCTTGTTACCCTGGAGGTGAATCCGACCGGGCAGCGATCAGCAAACACCCTGTACCTCCCAAAGGCCAGGCCCAGATCGGAGCCATCTGGAAGGTGTCCCCAAAAGCCGAGCCAGCCCTCAGAGCCCAAAGAGAAGGGCCACGCAGCAGTGACCACCAACTCAAACCCCCAGGCAGTCAACTGGAGGACTGAAACCTATCTCCTGGAGGACTGGCCCCTCTCTGGCCAAGAACCTCTGGGGCAGCACTCCAGTGTCTCAGGGCAGGCCCCCAGCCTTTCTCTCACCAAGCTAGAGAAAAAAGGACAAGCTGGACTCACTTTGCCAATAATGAAAATGTTGGAAAGCCTGGTGGCGAAGCTGTTGCCGTTGGCATCCTTCACGTGGACCACATCAAAGGAGCCTGGATGTTTCTCCCTGTTGGTGACCACCCCAATCCGACCCAAGTTGGCTCCACCGGTGACCATGCAGAGATTCCCTGGGCAGAAAGGACAGTGGGAGCTTCAGGGGTGAGGAGAATCAGAACCTGGGATCGTGGGGCAGTAAGGGGGCACATCTCAAGGTGAATCTAGTTTAGGTCTTTGGGGAAGGCTAAAAAGTCTTGACACCAGAGACCTGAAGGTTGGGGGCAGGAAATGGACCGATGTGAAGTCAGGACTTTTTCAAGTTACCCACCCCGCCCAACACCTCACACTTCCCCTTTGAGGATTTGGGATCCCATTTCCTTGGCTGTTGCCCCAATCTGCATTATAGTCCACTGCCTGGCAACCCTCCCAACTAGATGCCTGACTCCACTTTTGGATGCCCCCCCCATTAATGCCGTGACCCCCCAAAGAGCTGGGTGGCAAGCCCCGATACATGCAGTGTCCCTGTACCGGTATCAAACTTGATGAAATCTGTGATCTTGCCAGTCTCCAGATCGATCTGAACGGTATCATTGACTTTGATGAGTGGATCGGGATAGCGGATGGTGCGGGCATCATGGGTCACCAGATGGGGGATGGCCTTGGTGCCCACAAAGGTCTTTCTCACTTTGCACAGCTTATACTGCGGAGGCAGGAAGAACCATGAGTCATCGGAAGCCCAGCTGCGTGTTGATGACAGACTCGGCGCCTCACTGGGACGAAGCATGGCCAGGCCCTCCCAGTTTGGTCTACGAGCCCCAAGAACACGAGAGCGAGGGCCCCTGGGCCTTAAGGCGATGGGGACCAACTGCCAGGAATTAACATGCCTCTTCCAAATCAGAGTATGTCATGCTCTGTCCTctccctgcctcctcctccttcaccccTTGCAACCCAGGGCCCCCTCCCACAGTCCCCTTTATTTAGAAATCACTCAAGGTTTAAATCTATACCTGATCCCCACCCTTCCCCAAGGGCCACAGATAATTCCAACCTGACCTCCAGCTCTGGCTCCCCATGTCGGCCATCTCCTTGCACCCCCTGGCCCCCAGCTCTACTACAAATCATCTCCCTTCTGGATCACAGAC
This is a stretch of genomic DNA from Sminthopsis crassicaudata isolate SCR6 chromosome X, ASM4859323v1, whole genome shotgun sequence. It encodes these proteins:
- the RPS4X gene encoding small ribosomal subunit protein eS4, X isoform isoform X1; the protein is MARGPKKHLKRVAAPKHWMLDKLTGVFAPRPSTGPHKLRECLPLIIFLRNRLKYALTGDEVKKICMQRFIKIDSKVRTDTTYPVGFMDVISIEKTGENFRLVYDTKGRFAVHRITAEEAKYKLCKVRKTFVGTKAIPHLVTHDARTIRYPDPLIKVNDTVQIDLETGKITDFIKFDTGNLCMVTGGANLGRIGVVTNREKHPGSFDVVHVKDANGNSFATRLSNIFIIGKGNKPWISLPRGKGIRLTIAEERDKRLAAKQCNG
- the RPS4X gene encoding small ribosomal subunit protein eS4, X isoform isoform X2, coding for MKAKRKAPRPSTGPHKLRECLPLIIFLRNRLKYALTGDEVKKICMQRFIKIDSKVRTDTTYPVGFMDVISIEKTGENFRLVYDTKGRFAVHRITAEEAKYKLCKVRKTFVGTKAIPHLVTHDARTIRYPDPLIKVNDTVQIDLETGKITDFIKFDTGNLCMVTGGANLGRIGVVTNREKHPGSFDVVHVKDANGNSFATRLSNIFIIGKGNKPWISLPRGKGIRLTIAEERDKRLAAKQCNG